Proteins encoded in a region of the Aythya fuligula isolate bAytFul2 chromosome 13, bAytFul2.pri, whole genome shotgun sequence genome:
- the NEXMIF gene encoding neurite extension and migration factor has product MDDQQEQDCASEDQETILINGVKENEPRAPDGEERPCGDAAVAFPALTAAPKEAQACHRALPPLPSKKPCSLSPPSPLRLTDVPEHASDDSSAHAISLTSCVTKGMSSWSLPGDCEKAPFSMMEPGGMSALTGDCLMQPSRTCLGCFIESKDGIDAEPGISLKVGDINRDYDTCSVSDIGIHCMSTGETMRYGDQLLSDQLLSFPMHKSRAADKRDAEKSDSDSEDPTQKNYYEGLLLDKCNGEEPLLTNPNQEWGYFESFISESKIELLDLCSKNELSVNLFSEEDVDNYMFDDDDSTLGSDVCSLKIRYESFQDNVREKTTALQEDAQFNFFPSVFGNCTKRDSRSTLKRGPGGAADPSQFKSEEGIIWGEEEEDGEEEDGEEEEKAALNKSCNSTEVVQYVGSKRSHFLDSVNSTEDSGEFSDDSTCTESSFDVLRDIKDCSRYLSRDHSSSFIQQNYGLRAKRKVRYSDDYLYDVDSIENEKILDKKEWLPDGPKEEDDDEWCPKKRRKVSRKEPPVIIKYIIINRFKGEKHMLVKLSKVDANETTVTLNEELLSKYEKLAPLKGFWQERQQSRLDLLRSSLYHKQNFYLNGSDASFLPHPRKRKCKLANRHRIQRIKAIEQSVNKLGSCSSDHKQPCSSKEDAGLKGLQALAIATPSCANGLHVNDITGIAAVKCKSQEREYKGTERKVLRRIKFKSEARLKCKKIKAATNMTEGCPALENQDSAARLKDENVPCASDSSRLPECHEDKIAKNSAFLPSTSSSDKPLPSANITTNVPLIPGGYLQTLLDASDLSSSTGISYFTQHPSEQQHPLPSIVPADKPFAGLQPSQSCVLSPPSESELQQSPGHLEMEQSSFGSVWPASKAAGSNRQEFAGELREAAALSGEFGGAAGTDGLPASGYPPVNLNSSKLLYQKNYMPDSQQVQSDDSYQSCHFNNGEGRFHFQRGTLSTDDGRLISFDSVGSLSVSSSNYSSLSLKSCEKDGEDDINDDFLAHCSPKLVIQQSIDEITPLKESTDLLDISNFTPDKFRQSSLSEMSPPDTPNLSPQIAGSDTKPLGTLKGFPESAQAALSSSEKVKWNCGVLQTEDQADNGFTLNNHQFQFHMFNDEDSVSLLEKSPCLSTFNEPSGQISTNSKVSKSKRKSSSSKNVGTNQSSSQKTTRKKSPKTNKGAEKPPGKNSRQAPRSTRKGKNAAGLNGEKAQAGGSRAVTQLAGPALVAKGLADGVQHCGPAAGKLGKHNGLAGEWALGKDGGTGWSETGLGNTTGLLDDDQREFEEPSNILSNIASGMADVQRFMMASIEPLWGPVGHNSVPDIFRSPESNSLKLKTLKILAGTPQESKKKANGGSPGTAKNHKSNNKGSSKNGKAAACDPGRPNCSTGYNTDIHSPFFDKNYSNLSTLGNNGPTHKKLYRHKSSSKSLRDENCKIKRTDREQTHKDPPVTASFEKLRESDSILLKAETTFLVFPVFEEETPFSRKKTFDVCFFFPFVFFICFFRNMPCGMLKCKC; this is encoded by the exons AGCCACGCGCCCCGGATGGCGAGGAGAGGCCGTGCGGCGACGCCGCCGTCGCCTTCCCGGCCCTGACGGCCGCTCCGAAGGAAGCCCAGGCGTGCCACCGCGCGCTGCCGCCCCTGCCTTCGAAGAAGCCCTGCTCGCTGAGCCCGCCGTCCCCGCTGCGCCTCACCGATGTCCCCGAGCACGCGTCGGACGACTCCTCGGCCCACGCCATCTCCCTCACGTCCTGCGTGACGAAGGGCATGAGCTCCTGGTCGCTGCCGGGCGACTGCGAGAAGGCTCCCTTCAGCATGATGGAGCCCGGAGGCATGTCCGCCCTGACCGGGGACTGCCTGATGCAGCCGAGCCGGACCTGCCTGGGCTGCTTCATTGAATCAAAGGACGGCATTGATGCAGAGCCGGGAATAAGCTTGAAAGTGGGGGATATAAATAGGGATTATGACACCTGTTCGGTCTCTGATATAGGGATTCACTGCATGAGCACAGGAGAAACCATGAGATATGGGGATCAACTGCTTTCAGACCAGCTTTTAAGCTTCCCTATGCATAAATCGAGGGCAGCGGAcaaaagagatgcagaaaaatcTGACAGTGATTCAGAGGACCCCACTCAGAAAAATTATTACGAGGGATTACTATTAGACAAATGCAATGGTGAGGAACCCTTACTAACAAATCCCAACCAGGAATGGGGCTATTTTGAATCTTTCATTAGCGAAAGTAAAATTGAGCTGCTTGACCTCTGCTCCAAAAATGAGCTTTctgtaaatctgttttctgaggAAGATGTGGATAATTACATgtttgatgatgatgattcGACCTTGGGAAGCGACGTCTGCTCCTTAAAGATCAGATACGAGTCTTTCCAGGACAACGTGCGGGAGAAGACCACCGCCCTACAGGAGGACGCCCAGTTCAACTTCTTCCCCAGCGTCTTTGGCAACTGCACCAAAAGGGACAGCAGGAGCACCCTGAAAAGGGGGCCCGGTGGTGCCGCCGACCCTTCTCAATTCAAGTCTGAGGAAGGCATCatctggggggaggaggaggaggatggtgaggaagaggatggcgaggaggaggagaaagctgCCTTAAATAAATCTTGCAACAGCACGGAGGTGGTGCAGTACGTGGGCTCCAAAAGGAGCCATTTCTTGGACTCTGTGAATTCCACAGAGGACTCTGGGGAATTCAGCGATGACAGCACGTGCACGGAGTCCTCCTTCGATGTGCTGCGGGATATAAAGGACTGCAGCCGGTACCTGTCCCGGGACCACTCCAGCTCCTTCATCCAGCAGAACTACGGGCTGCGGGCGAAGAGGAAAGTGCGATACAGCGATGACTACCTGTACGATGTGGACTCCATCGAGAACGAGAAGATCCTGGATAAGAAGGAGTGGCTCCCAGATGGGCCCAAGGAAGAGGATGACGACGAGTGGTGCCCCAAGAAGCGGCGAAAAGTCTCTCGCAAGGAGCCCCCCGTTATCATCAAGTACATCATCATTAACAGGTTTAAAGGGGAGAAGCATATGCTGGTGAAGCTCAGCAAAGTGGATGCCAACGAGACAACTGTTACCCTGAACgaggagctgctcagcaaaTACGAAAAGCTGGCCCCATTGAAGGGCTTCTGGCaagagaggcagcagagccGGCTGGATTTGCTCAGATCGTCTCTCTACCACAAGCAGAATTTCTATCTTAACGGCTCAGATGCTTCGTTCCTCCCTCACCCACGGAAGCGAAAATGCAAGCTAGCAAACAGGCACAGGATTCAAAGAATTAAAGCCATTGAGCAGTCAGTGAACAAGCTGGGCTCTTGCTCCTCTGATCACAAGCAGCCTTGCAGCAGTAAGGAGGATGCAGGCCTGAAAGGGCTGCAGGCATTAGCCATCGCCACCCCCAGCTGTGCGAACGGATTACATGTAAATGACATCACGGGCATCGCTGCCGTGAAATGCAAATCGCAGGAACGGGAATACAAGGGGACGGAGAGGAAAGTGCTCCGCAGGATCAAATTCAAAAGTGAAGCCAGgttgaaatgcaagaaaatcaAAGCTGCTACCAACATGACAGAGGGCTGCCCGGCGCTGGAAAACCAGGACTCGGCAGCGCGGCTGAAGGACGAAAATGTTCCGTGTGCTTCAGACAGCTCCCGTCTCCCGGAGTGCCATGAGGATAAGATTGctaaaaattctgctttcctaCCATCCACCTCCTCTTCAGACAAGCCTCTGCCATCTGCTAATATCACCACCAATGTACCCCTGATCCCCGGAGGCTATCTGCAGACACTGTTAGACGCTTCGGATTTGTCGAGCAGCACCGGCATCTCGTACTTCACCCAGCACCCCTCCGAGCAGCAGCACCCGCTCCCCAGCATCGTCCCCGCAGACAAGCCGTTCGCCGGCCTGCAGCCATCGCAGAGCTGCGTGCTGTCCCCGCCGTCCGAGTCCGAGCTGCAGCAGTCCCCCGGCCACCTGGagatggagcagagcagcttcGGCAGCGTGTGGCCGGCGAGCAAAGCTGCCGGCAGCAACCGGCAGGAATTCGCCGGAGAGCTGCGGGAGGCCGCGGCGCTGTCGGGAGAGTTTGGCGGTGCCGCGGGCACCGATGGCCTCCCGGCCTCCGGCTACCCTCCGGTCAATCTGAATAGCAGCAAATTGCTCTACCAAAAAAACTACATGCCGGATAGCCAACAAGTACAGTCTGATGATTCTTATCAGTCGTGTCATTTTAATAATGGAGAGGGGCGCTTTCATTTCCAGCGAGGTACACTAAGTACAGATGATGGCAGACTCATTAGTTTTGATTCAGTGGGTTCATTGTCAGTTAGTTCTAGCAATTATAGTTCTTTAAGTTTAAAGTCTTGCGAAAAGGACGGCGAGGATGATATTAATGACGATTTCTTGGCCCACTGCAGTCCCAAGCTAGTGATCCAGCAAAGCATAGATGAAATCACCCCTTTGAAGGAGTCCACGGACCTTTTAGACATTTCCAACTTCACACCCGATAAGTTCCGCCAGTCGTCGCTTTCGGAGATGTCCCCTCCAGACACTCCCAACCTTTCCCCACAGATAGCCGGCTCCGACACCAAACCCCTGGGCACCCTGAAGGGCTTCCCGGAGAGCGCccaggctgctctgagcagctccGAGAAGGTCAAGTGGAACTGCGGGGTCCTGCAGACCGAGGATCAGGCAGATAATGGGTTTACTTTAAATAATCACCAGTTTCAGTTCCATATGTTCAACGATGAAGATTCTGTCAGCCTTCTTGAAAAAAGTCCGTGCTTGTCAACATTTAATGAGCCATCTGGTCAAATTAGCACCAATAGCAAAGTGTCGAAATCTAAGAGGAAAAGTTCATCCAGCAAGAATGTGGGTACAAACCAAAGTTCTTCCCAGAAAACCACCAGGAAAAAATCTCCCAAAACCAACAAAGGCGCCGAGAAGCCCCCAGGGAAGAACTCCAGGCAGGCCCCCAGATCCACCAGGAAGGGGAAGAACGCGGCGGGCCTCAACGGCGAGAAGGCCCAAGCGGGTGGCAGCAGAGCCGTCACCCAACTTGCCGGCCCGGCCTTGGTGGCCAAGGGGCTTGCCGATGGCGTTCAGCATTGTGGCCCGGCCGCCGGGAAGCTGGGCAAGCACAACGGGCTGGCCGGAGAGTGGGCGCTGGGGAAGGACGGAGGCACGGGCTGGTCGGAAACGggcctggggaacaccactggcCTGCTGGATGACGACCAGAGGGAGTTCGAGGAGCCCTCCAACATCTTGTCCAACATCGCCTCGGGGATGGCGGACGTCCAGAGGTTCATGATGGCCTCCATCGAGCCCTTGTGGGGGCCCGTCGGCCACAACAGCGTGCCAGACATATTCCGGTCGCCCGAGTCGAACAGCCTGAAACTGAAAACCCTTAAAATTCTGGCAGGGACGCCCCAGGAGTCGAAGAAGAAGGCGAACGGCGGCTCGCCGGGAACGGCGAAGAACCACAAGTCGAACAACAAGGGCTCAAGCAAAAACGGCAAAGCTGCCGCCTGCGACCCTGGTCGCCCCAACTGTTCAACTGGGTACAATACAGACATTCACTCTCCCTTTTTTGATAAAAACTATAGTAACCTGAGCACTTTAGGCAATAACGGACCTACCCATAAAAAACTGTACCGTCATAAATCGAGTTCTAAATCACTGAGGGATGagaactgtaaaataaagcGAACAGACCGCGAACAGACCCATAAGGACCCACCTGTGACAGCTTCTTTTGAGAAACTGAG GGAATCAGACTCCATTCTTCTTAAAgcagaaacaacatttttggTTTTTCCTGTATTTGAAGAAGAGACTCCCTTTTCTAGAAAAAAGACGtttgatgtttgtttcttttttccgtttgtttttttcatttgtttctttcgAAATATGCCTTGTGGTATGTTGAAATGTAAGTGCTGA